The sequence below is a genomic window from Micromonospora aurantiaca ATCC 27029.
CTCGACGGACTCCACGGCGGGGGCGGCGGACTGCGGCAGCGGACGGCGGTTCGCCATCAGGTCCCGGGCCGCCCGGTAGAACTCGCTGCGCCGCGGCGTCAGCCGGTCCGCGGCGAACTCGTGGGCGACCGCGAGGTTGCGACGCGAGGCGGCAGCCATGGCGTCGGGGTCCGCGAGGGTACGGCGGATGGCGTTGGCCAGGCTGTCGGGGTCGTCCGGCGCAACCAGCATCTCCGGTGGCAGCAGTTCGGGTATGCCACCGACACGCGAGCCGATGGCCGGCAGCCCGCGGGCCATCGCCTCGATCAGGGCCCGGGGCAGGCCCTCGGTCCGGGATGGCATGACGAACAGGTCGGCGGCGTCGAGGTGCCGGCGCAGCGCCTCGACATCGGTGATCAGGCCGGCGAACGTGATCCGGTCGCGGACCCCGATGCGGGTGGCCAGATCCTCCAGCACCGGCTGGCAGCGCCCGGGGCCGATGTGCACGTGCCGTACCGGCGGGGCCGAGGACCGCAGCAACGAGATCGCCTCGATGAGCGTGTCGATGCCCTTGTAGAGCTGTTCCAGGGAACCGACCGACACGAGGGTCACCGGCCCGGCCGGCAGCCGGGGCGGGCGGGGCTCCCGCACGAACGCCGCCGGCGGCAGGTTCACCGAGCTGAGACCGATGGAGAGCGCCCCCGGGCGGGTGGGATACCGCTCCTGGAGCGAGCGCTTCGTCTCGTACGACACCGCGACGGCGGAACGGCACTGACGCCGGAGGTTGCGGGTGCTCCACACACGCAGGAAGGGCCGCAGCGGGTGCTCGATCACCCCGGGGGCGAAGACCGCGTACGGGTCGCCGATGACCTCCATGGCGTAGGCGAGACCGCGACGGGTGATGTGCCGGTGCAT
It includes:
- a CDS encoding glycosyltransferase family 4 protein, whose protein sequence is MRLTITEECRYLRTPDNRFWVDFGTGYALWARYLAAFDEVRVVARARDVPEIPPNAVRVDGDGVTVAPIPHYLGPQEYLRRLPRIDRAVRRIAADAEAVLLRAPSSIATLMHRHITRRGLAYAMEVIGDPYAVFAPGVIEHPLRPFLRVWSTRNLRRQCRSAVAVSYETKRSLQERYPTRPGALSIGLSSVNLPPAAFVREPRPPRLPAGPVTLVSVGSLEQLYKGIDTLIEAISLLRSSAPPVRHVHIGPGRCQPVLEDLATRIGVRDRITFAGLITDVEALRRHLDAADLFVMPSRTEGLPRALIEAMARGLPAIGSRVGGIPELLPPEMLVAPDDPDSLANAIRRTLADPDAMAAASRRNLAVAHEFAADRLTPRRSEFYRAARDLMANRRPLPQSAAPAVESVEQENRPV